A single Myxocyprinus asiaticus isolate MX2 ecotype Aquarium Trade chromosome 50, UBuf_Myxa_2, whole genome shotgun sequence DNA region contains:
- the LOC127439269 gene encoding mitochondrial import inner membrane translocase subunit Tim13-like, translating to MDSFSSDFPSGSSSGKMDTGTIMEQVKVQIAVANAQELLQRMTDKCFKKCIGKPGSTLDNSEQKCIAMCMDRYMDAWNTVSRAYNSRLQKERARV from the exons ATGGACAGTTTCAGTTCAGATTTTCCCTCCGGTTCGTCGTCTGGTAAAATGGACACTGGAACTATAATGGAGCAAGTTAAAGTTCAGATTGCTGTTGCAAACGCTCAAGAGCTGCTGCAG AGAATGACTGATAAATGCTTCAAGAAGTGCATCGGCAAGCCAGGAAGCACATTGGACAATTCTGAACAG AAATGCATTGCCATGTGCATGGATCGCTATATGGATGCATGGAACACAGTCTCACGTGCATATAATTCAAGATTACAGAAGGAAAGAGCGCGTGTTTGA